One region of Microbacterium rhizosphaerae genomic DNA includes:
- a CDS encoding alkaline phosphatase family protein, with translation MPEPDRVHALDHIVVVLFENRSFDNVLGRLYGPEDGKEFEGVIGKDLSNPIPEWAEHGVDRNTVPYTVATDMDSPNPDSGEEWYHTNTQLFGRVDDHNRFKIGEGVTKPWNAPPPGATPTMDGFVADYISTFTGEIGRQPTYDEYAHIMTGYTPEQLPVISGIARDFGVFDHWFAEVPSQTFMNRSFWTAAQSSGLVVNSPMRKWLTANTAPTLFERLEAHGKTWKVYVMEPMPISFTGVIHYPRLVHRLATHFVPFSEFEKDAAAGTLPDFSLIEPNMLAGHGDYHPAFGRSFSATVDLELDSPSSMLSGDAFLARVYAAYRSATSDSGPNVWNTPLLIGWDEPGGTYDHVPPGAVPPPDPAAPAGEYGFTFDRSGYRVPAILVSPWVEPGAVYNDEYRHTSLIATLTKAWGLGEPFTQRDASARTFEHLLSRETPRDPASWTTPEALAVPDWSMDPDVVGKALSGLGRGVGPALITKAKELGVEVAVGVADPDNAQPRVIVDVLRAIAGHFFPLLTVDPAQPDDATRDTEQDAATRAT, from the coding sequence ATGCCGGAACCCGATCGCGTTCACGCGCTGGATCACATCGTCGTCGTGCTCTTCGAGAATCGTTCATTCGACAACGTGTTGGGCCGACTGTATGGGCCGGAAGACGGCAAGGAGTTCGAGGGTGTGATCGGCAAGGATCTGTCCAATCCGATCCCCGAGTGGGCCGAGCACGGCGTGGATCGGAATACCGTGCCGTACACGGTCGCCACGGATATGGACTCGCCGAACCCGGACTCCGGTGAGGAGTGGTACCACACGAACACGCAGCTGTTCGGGCGGGTCGACGACCACAACCGGTTCAAGATCGGGGAAGGCGTGACCAAGCCGTGGAACGCACCCCCGCCCGGGGCGACTCCCACGATGGACGGGTTCGTCGCTGACTACATCTCGACCTTCACCGGGGAGATCGGTCGGCAGCCGACGTACGACGAGTACGCGCACATCATGACCGGCTACACGCCCGAGCAGCTGCCGGTGATCAGTGGCATCGCGCGCGACTTCGGGGTATTCGACCACTGGTTCGCGGAGGTGCCGTCCCAGACCTTCATGAACCGGTCGTTCTGGACCGCGGCTCAGTCATCGGGGCTCGTCGTGAACAGCCCGATGAGGAAGTGGCTGACCGCGAACACCGCGCCGACGCTGTTCGAGCGGCTCGAGGCGCACGGCAAGACGTGGAAGGTCTACGTCATGGAGCCGATGCCGATCTCCTTCACCGGCGTCATCCACTACCCGCGGCTGGTGCATCGTCTCGCGACGCATTTCGTGCCGTTCTCGGAGTTCGAGAAGGATGCGGCGGCCGGCACCCTCCCCGACTTCTCGCTGATCGAGCCCAACATGCTCGCCGGGCACGGCGACTACCATCCCGCATTCGGCCGTTCCTTCTCCGCCACGGTGGATCTCGAGTTGGACAGCCCGTCGTCGATGCTCTCGGGCGACGCCTTCCTCGCGCGCGTCTACGCGGCCTACCGCTCGGCGACCTCGGACAGCGGACCGAATGTGTGGAACACGCCGTTGCTGATCGGCTGGGACGAACCCGGCGGAACCTACGACCACGTCCCGCCCGGTGCCGTGCCGCCCCCGGACCCGGCCGCGCCGGCCGGGGAGTACGGCTTCACGTTCGACCGGTCCGGATACCGTGTGCCCGCGATCCTCGTGTCGCCGTGGGTCGAGCCCGGGGCGGTCTACAACGACGAGTATCGGCACACGTCGCTGATCGCCACCCTGACGAAGGCGTGGGGTCTCGGCGAACCGTTCACGCAGCGGGATGCGAGCGCCCGCACCTTCGAGCACCTCCTCTCGCGCGAGACTCCGCGCGACCCGGCATCCTGGACGACTCCCGAGGCGCTGGCGGTTCCGGACTGGTCGATGGATCCCGACGTGGTGGGCAAGGCCCTCAGCGGGCTGGGCCGTGGGGTCGGTCCCGCCCTCATCACCAAAGCGAAGGAGCTCGGCGTCGAGGTCGCCGTGGGCGTCGCAGACCCCGACAACGCGCAACCCCGGGTCATCGTCGACGTCCTCAGGGCGATCGCCGGGCACTTCTTCCCGCTCCTGACCGTGGATCCTGCGCAGCCTGACGACGCGACACGCGACACGGAACAGGACGCAGCGACACGGGCGACCTGA
- a CDS encoding TetR/AcrR family transcriptional regulator, whose amino-acid sequence MTATPAVPGRRERNKQEKLDRILAAASTLFAERGVDDVTTQEVAEAADIGAGTLFFYARTKGELLLMVQNALYADALQEGRHAAQALDQPVDALLAIAAPIIHCNRTQFENGRTYLREMVFGDPTEPHHAKALEIASETEQVMAETIARTTGVAADQAAVLAHIASAVLFLAMSTSPADTDIGIIAKDIRRQIAALFVPECP is encoded by the coding sequence ATGACCGCCACCCCCGCCGTCCCCGGCCGGCGAGAGCGCAACAAGCAGGAAAAGCTCGACCGCATCCTCGCCGCCGCAAGCACCCTCTTCGCGGAGCGCGGCGTCGACGACGTCACGACACAGGAGGTGGCCGAGGCCGCGGACATCGGGGCGGGCACGCTCTTCTTCTACGCACGCACCAAGGGCGAGCTGTTGCTGATGGTGCAGAACGCGCTCTACGCCGACGCTCTCCAGGAAGGCCGGCATGCGGCCCAGGCGCTGGACCAACCAGTTGACGCGCTCCTCGCTATCGCGGCGCCGATCATCCACTGCAACCGCACGCAGTTCGAGAACGGGCGCACCTACCTCCGCGAGATGGTCTTCGGCGACCCGACGGAGCCCCATCACGCGAAGGCGCTCGAAATCGCTTCCGAGACCGAGCAGGTCATGGCCGAGACGATCGCACGCACAACCGGTGTAGCCGCCGACCAGGCCGCGGTCCTTGCCCACATCGCCTCCGCGGTCCTCTTCCTCGCGATGTCCACCAGCCCGGCCGACACCGACATCGGAATCATCGCAAAGGACATACGCCGCCAGATCGCCGCCCTTTTCGTACCGGAATGCCCGTGA
- a CDS encoding alpha/beta fold hydrolase, with protein MNTPKPIITSYAQAPTRSVSAGGVTFAYRELGPEGGIPVVFFVHLAGTLDNWDPRIVDVIARERHVITFDQRGVGASSATVPRTIEEAADDAYTFVRALGLDRIDVFSFSMGAMIAQDLVLKHPELVRRLVLTGTGPRGGKDMDKVVLTTYLDVIRAAVRRTDPKEFLFFNRNETGKRAAKSFLARLQERTTDRDTDIALRAFNTQLFAIRRFGRAKPSDLSAITQPTLIANGDNDRMVPSTLSEDLHRRIAGSQLVIYPDSGHGGIFQYHEEFAPLAAAFLRA; from the coding sequence ATGAACACACCGAAACCGATCATCACCTCATACGCGCAGGCGCCGACCCGGAGCGTGAGCGCGGGCGGAGTCACCTTCGCCTACCGTGAGCTGGGCCCGGAAGGCGGCATCCCCGTCGTCTTCTTCGTCCACCTGGCGGGCACGCTGGACAACTGGGACCCGCGGATCGTCGACGTGATCGCCCGTGAGCGTCACGTCATCACCTTCGACCAACGTGGCGTGGGGGCATCATCCGCCACCGTCCCGCGGACGATCGAGGAGGCAGCTGACGACGCCTACACCTTTGTCCGTGCGCTCGGACTGGACCGGATCGACGTCTTCTCGTTCTCGATGGGCGCCATGATCGCGCAGGACCTGGTGCTGAAGCACCCGGAGCTCGTCCGCCGACTAGTCCTCACCGGCACCGGACCCCGCGGCGGTAAAGACATGGACAAGGTGGTGCTCACCACTTACCTGGACGTCATTCGGGCCGCTGTGCGCCGCACCGATCCCAAGGAATTCCTCTTCTTCAACCGCAACGAGACAGGGAAACGCGCCGCGAAGTCGTTCCTCGCCCGCCTCCAGGAGCGCACGACCGACCGCGACACGGACATCGCGCTCCGGGCGTTCAACACCCAGCTGTTCGCGATCCGGAGGTTCGGCCGCGCCAAACCGTCCGACCTCTCCGCGATCACGCAACCCACCCTCATCGCCAACGGCGACAACGACCGCATGGTCCCATCGACACTGTCTGAGGATCTGCACCGTCGGATCGCGGGGTCACAGCTGGTCATCTACCCCGACTCCGGGCACGGTGGCATCTTCCAGTACCACGAAGAGTTCGCCCCGCTGGCGGCCGCGTTCCTGCGAGCGTGA
- a CDS encoding NADP-dependent oxidoreductase, with the protein MKAIVLSSYKKPLAVGELAEPVMGPHDVLIDVHAAGLNQLDEKLRAGEFAQMVPLRLPAALGHDVAGIVLEVGSEVRSFQAGDAVYGRAPDGRIGTFAERIAVDEDDLAPVPAALTMVEAASLPLVALTAWQALEVRANVRPGQKVLIHAGAGGVGSIAIQLAKHLGATVATTTSAGNAEFVASLGADVVIDYRTDDFEKQLNGYDVVLDSVSGENLMKSLRILRPGGRAIGIAGPPDAAFARQLGLNPVLRAGIAAISRGVRHAARKSGVDYSFLWMSASGDQLREISALAESGAIRPVVGRVVPFDEIPDALGTSGVRGKTVAAIHRDAARP; encoded by the coding sequence ATGAAAGCCATCGTTCTCTCGTCGTACAAGAAGCCGCTTGCCGTGGGCGAGCTTGCTGAGCCGGTTATGGGACCGCATGATGTCCTCATCGACGTGCACGCGGCTGGTTTGAATCAGCTCGATGAGAAGCTCCGGGCGGGCGAGTTTGCGCAGATGGTACCGCTCCGACTACCCGCAGCGCTGGGGCACGATGTGGCCGGAATTGTTCTCGAGGTCGGATCGGAGGTGCGGTCGTTCCAGGCTGGCGACGCCGTGTACGGGCGGGCGCCGGACGGGCGCATTGGAACCTTCGCCGAACGGATCGCCGTCGACGAGGACGACCTGGCTCCGGTCCCTGCCGCGCTCACGATGGTGGAAGCCGCGTCCCTGCCCCTGGTTGCGCTGACTGCGTGGCAGGCACTTGAGGTGCGGGCGAATGTGCGCCCGGGACAGAAGGTGCTCATCCATGCGGGAGCCGGGGGAGTGGGTTCGATTGCGATCCAGCTCGCCAAGCACCTGGGTGCCACGGTCGCCACGACCACGAGTGCCGGCAACGCCGAGTTCGTGGCGTCGCTCGGTGCCGACGTCGTCATCGACTACCGGACCGACGATTTCGAGAAGCAGCTCAACGGTTACGACGTTGTTCTCGACAGCGTCAGCGGTGAGAACCTGATGAAGTCGCTGCGCATCCTCCGGCCCGGGGGTCGAGCGATCGGCATCGCGGGACCTCCCGACGCGGCCTTCGCCCGTCAGCTCGGCCTGAACCCGGTGCTGCGGGCCGGCATCGCGGCGATCAGCCGCGGTGTGCGCCACGCGGCGCGGAAGTCGGGGGTGGACTACTCCTTCCTCTGGATGTCCGCGAGCGGCGATCAGCTGCGCGAGATCTCGGCGCTCGCGGAGTCGGGTGCGATCCGCCCGGTCGTCGGTCGTGTGGTCCCATTCGACGAGATCCCTGACGCGCTCGGAACGAGCGGGGTCCGCGGCAAGACCGTCGCCGCCATCCACCGCGACGCTGCCCGTCCATGA
- a CDS encoding YybH family protein gives MSDRDEFLDWFATTWRAAEVALHSGDAGPRFETWSEKEPVTLFGAWFSASGAAEVREVFRKLADAFSDATSSEVELVAADVSGDLAYTVHREITQTVVNGQPRSYVLRVTHVYRREDGRWEVVHRHADEEPESPRL, from the coding sequence ATGAGCGATCGTGACGAGTTCCTGGACTGGTTCGCGACGACGTGGCGGGCAGCCGAGGTCGCGTTGCACAGCGGCGATGCCGGGCCCCGATTCGAGACGTGGTCGGAGAAGGAGCCGGTGACGCTGTTCGGTGCGTGGTTCAGTGCTTCCGGTGCTGCCGAGGTGCGTGAGGTGTTCCGGAAACTGGCCGACGCGTTCTCTGATGCCACGTCGAGCGAGGTCGAGCTCGTTGCCGCCGACGTGAGCGGCGACCTGGCGTACACGGTTCATCGGGAGATCACGCAGACGGTGGTCAATGGCCAGCCGCGAAGCTATGTTCTGCGCGTCACACACGTCTATCGTCGTGAAGACGGCCGGTGGGAGGTTGTCCACCGCCACGCCGACGAGGAGCCCGAGTCTCCGCGTCTGTGA
- a CDS encoding VOC family protein, protein MFENLMATAVLPAADIDRAKAWWHDVLGRDPVYADDEGGNLFYDVGGTMVLVYRTDFAGTAKNTAFNLVTDDIDRDTTALRTHGVVFHDYDMPGLKTVDGIAELGGERSAWFSDSEGNIFAIGQPTPEMMEMARRMRTGTAS, encoded by the coding sequence ATGTTCGAGAATCTGATGGCGACGGCTGTCCTCCCGGCAGCGGACATCGATCGAGCCAAGGCCTGGTGGCACGACGTGCTCGGCCGCGACCCGGTCTACGCCGACGACGAAGGCGGCAACCTCTTCTACGACGTCGGCGGAACCATGGTGCTGGTGTACCGGACAGACTTCGCAGGCACGGCCAAGAACACCGCGTTCAACCTCGTGACCGACGACATCGATCGTGACACGACCGCGCTGCGCACGCACGGGGTCGTCTTCCACGATTACGACATGCCCGGGCTGAAGACCGTCGACGGGATCGCCGAGCTCGGCGGCGAGCGCAGTGCATGGTTCAGTGACAGCGAGGGCAACATCTTCGCGATCGGCCAGCCGACACCCGAGATGATGGAGATGGCCCGGAGGATGCGCACCGGTACAGCGAGCTGA
- a CDS encoding SRPBCC family protein: protein MPSASRMIQIAAPIDTVFAFFTDPAQDPIWRGGVKQMSANGQPAVGSTVHQVIAGPGGRSINADIEITEYTVPTRYAFKTVSGPVRPVGSYAFSRAGDGTSVTFTLDAEVAGIKKLFMGGAVQKSMDAEMAALDKAKALLES, encoded by the coding sequence ATGCCCAGCGCCTCCCGCATGATTCAGATCGCGGCCCCGATCGACACGGTCTTCGCGTTCTTCACCGATCCTGCCCAGGACCCGATCTGGCGCGGTGGAGTCAAGCAGATGAGCGCAAACGGGCAGCCAGCGGTGGGCAGCACCGTCCATCAGGTCATCGCTGGACCCGGGGGCCGCTCGATCAACGCCGACATCGAGATCACCGAATACACCGTGCCGACCCGGTACGCCTTCAAGACCGTGAGCGGCCCGGTGCGACCGGTGGGCAGCTACGCCTTCTCGCGGGCAGGCGACGGCACAAGCGTGACGTTCACGCTGGACGCCGAGGTCGCCGGCATCAAGAAGCTCTTCATGGGTGGAGCGGTCCAGAAGAGCATGGATGCCGAGATGGCGGCTCTCGACAAGGCCAAAGCCCTGCTCGAATCTTGA
- a CDS encoding OsmC family protein: protein MDAEALRVRQAPLKERYKADPASARVVSGAHGRFSDPGITATIEGWAGPIRGGQHVATGGDGTDACSADLLMQALLACAGVTFRAVTTSMGVQVADVELEATCSWDARGTLGLARDVPVGVTDVVVTITIDSDADDGRLQRIAASTERYCVVGQSLTSPATIHVINRR, encoded by the coding sequence ATGGATGCCGAGGCATTGCGGGTGAGGCAGGCTCCTCTCAAGGAGCGCTACAAGGCGGACCCTGCGAGCGCCCGGGTCGTCTCGGGCGCTCACGGCAGGTTCTCCGATCCCGGGATCACGGCGACGATCGAGGGGTGGGCCGGGCCGATCCGCGGGGGACAGCATGTCGCCACCGGGGGAGACGGCACCGACGCGTGCTCGGCGGACCTGCTCATGCAGGCGCTGCTCGCGTGTGCCGGCGTGACATTCCGCGCCGTCACCACCTCCATGGGCGTGCAGGTCGCGGACGTCGAGCTCGAGGCGACCTGTTCCTGGGATGCACGCGGAACTCTGGGCCTCGCCCGGGACGTCCCGGTCGGTGTCACTGACGTCGTGGTGACGATCACGATCGACAGCGACGCCGATGATGGCCGCCTGCAGCGGATCGCTGCATCCACCGAGCGCTACTGCGTCGTCGGCCAAAGTCTCACCTCGCCCGCCACGATCCACGTGATCAACCGCCGCTGA
- a CDS encoding ATP-dependent DNA ligase, translating to MIPASIRFPPELALARGADLLPASTALPGGCRYEPKWDGFRVAVVQDGATTLWSRRGTDLTGIFPEIVTACAHQLPEQALFDGELVIWQDERLAFEQLLRRLSSGARRAPTLSREVPASLVLFDVLALDGTDTRRLSYDDRRELLEATLEDARPPITLSPMTTERDVAQGWSEDMAAAGIEGIVVKGGAQIYKPGERQWVKVKRRESVDVVIAAIVGPLHNPMSLVVGFVVDGQLRTAGQSAQLSPGQARALGQMLRQPSGPHPWPEVLPAGAMGRFRARSDDLKVTLVEPVMGEVSADSARTAGFFRHSVRFVKLRPDLPLPEFRTADL from the coding sequence ATGATCCCGGCGAGCATCCGGTTCCCTCCTGAGCTGGCGCTTGCGAGGGGAGCGGATCTGCTTCCCGCCAGTACCGCTCTACCCGGCGGCTGCCGCTACGAGCCCAAGTGGGACGGGTTCCGCGTCGCGGTCGTACAGGACGGTGCCACGACACTGTGGTCGCGGCGCGGCACCGATCTCACGGGGATCTTTCCCGAGATCGTCACCGCATGCGCGCACCAGCTGCCGGAGCAGGCGCTCTTTGACGGGGAGCTCGTCATCTGGCAAGACGAGAGGCTTGCGTTCGAGCAGCTGCTGCGCCGGCTCAGTTCCGGCGCGCGCCGCGCGCCGACGCTCTCCCGAGAGGTGCCCGCGAGCCTCGTGCTGTTCGACGTGCTCGCCCTCGACGGGACAGATACCCGGAGGCTCTCCTACGACGACCGGCGGGAACTACTGGAGGCGACCCTTGAGGATGCGCGGCCGCCGATCACGCTGTCGCCCATGACCACGGAACGGGACGTCGCACAGGGCTGGTCGGAGGACATGGCCGCTGCGGGCATCGAGGGAATCGTCGTCAAGGGCGGCGCACAGATCTACAAGCCGGGCGAGCGGCAGTGGGTGAAGGTCAAGCGCCGGGAATCCGTCGACGTCGTCATCGCCGCGATCGTCGGCCCCCTGCACAACCCGATGTCGCTCGTCGTCGGATTCGTCGTCGACGGGCAGCTCCGAACCGCGGGGCAGTCTGCGCAGCTCAGTCCAGGGCAGGCGCGAGCACTGGGCCAAATGCTGCGTCAGCCGTCAGGCCCGCACCCGTGGCCGGAAGTGCTGCCCGCAGGCGCGATGGGCCGGTTCCGGGCCCGTAGCGATGACCTCAAGGTCACCCTTGTTGAGCCTGTCATGGGCGAAGTGTCGGCGGACTCGGCGCGGACCGCCGGCTTCTTCCGGCACTCCGTCCGCTTCGTCAAGTTGCGACCCGACCTGCCGCTGCCGGAGTTCCGCACTGCCGACCTATAG
- a CDS encoding zeta toxin family protein, which produces MADDIFENEVRPFLFDGVAEGQQRPEFVLLVGQAGAGRSRAVGRLLEELPGRAVVLRAADLTPFLHDTQGPDVIRTWISASLTYAREHRTSIILEDSFRSVDDANAALNFFERAGFQNRVVAIAVPRAESLLATAARIARGGAAMRPSQVSLRAENDAEISTAGQIVSSAPAGTLVSVIARDGTVSPPVAVAEAASNWRDAYRTPLPARVSAEWISELRRLTESVLDLPPRSRTHLTEALIDLHRVALSEVIPSLPLAGNSPARNQLTVRIRRDLAVLESHTPTLESTPVLPEVAPESQDGLFGP; this is translated from the coding sequence ATGGCTGACGACATCTTCGAGAACGAGGTCAGACCGTTCCTGTTCGACGGCGTGGCTGAGGGGCAGCAGCGGCCAGAGTTCGTGCTCCTCGTGGGTCAGGCTGGCGCCGGCAGATCCCGGGCAGTCGGAAGGCTGCTCGAAGAGCTCCCAGGGCGGGCAGTCGTGCTTCGGGCCGCCGACCTGACGCCATTCCTCCATGACACACAGGGACCTGATGTCATCCGCACCTGGATCAGCGCCTCGCTCACCTACGCCCGAGAACATCGGACGTCGATCATTCTCGAGGACTCCTTCCGATCCGTTGATGACGCGAACGCCGCTCTGAATTTCTTCGAAAGGGCCGGCTTCCAGAACCGCGTCGTAGCGATAGCCGTGCCTCGAGCGGAGAGCCTATTGGCAACTGCTGCCCGCATCGCGCGGGGCGGTGCCGCCATGCGACCTAGTCAAGTGTCGCTTCGAGCCGAGAACGATGCCGAGATCTCCACAGCCGGGCAGATCGTCTCTTCTGCGCCCGCAGGCACTCTCGTCTCTGTCATCGCACGAGATGGAACAGTCAGCCCTCCGGTTGCCGTTGCTGAAGCAGCCTCGAACTGGCGTGATGCCTATCGCACCCCGTTGCCGGCGAGGGTTTCGGCCGAGTGGATCAGCGAGCTCCGACGGCTCACCGAGTCTGTACTCGACCTCCCGCCTCGCTCGCGCACGCACCTCACCGAAGCGCTCATCGATCTACACCGCGTCGCGCTGTCGGAGGTGATCCCATCCCTTCCACTGGCGGGAAACTCGCCGGCCCGCAATCAGTTGACCGTACGGATCCGGCGCGACCTGGCGGTGCTTGAGTCGCACACCCCAACCCTGGAGTCGACGCCTGTGCTCCCTGAGGTCGCACCTGAGTCGCAAGACGGCCTGTTCGGGCCGTAG
- a CDS encoding helix-turn-helix transcriptional regulator, with product MDTDLANHLAHSYRTPEQIADEFPTLSKTKLATWRHEGTGPRYRKAGKSVLYVLEEVVEWLEGTARHGTGPGQEG from the coding sequence ATGGACACCGACCTCGCGAATCATCTCGCGCACAGCTACCGCACCCCCGAACAGATTGCGGACGAATTCCCGACCCTGAGCAAGACGAAACTCGCGACCTGGCGTCATGAGGGGACAGGCCCCCGCTACCGCAAAGCCGGCAAATCCGTGCTCTATGTGCTTGAAGAGGTCGTTGAGTGGCTCGAAGGCACGGCGCGGCACGGCACTGGTCCCGGGCAGGAGGGCTGA
- a CDS encoding tyrosine-type recombinase/integrase, with protein sequence MAELAAERSASTVLRAHGVLSGILDVAVRDRRIPANPALGVPMPRKRMKRRVYLSHAQVSALAQESRFPELVYFLAYTGLRWGEATALRIRHIDLNRQRVFVEENAVRVSGKTVVGTPKTHVTRTVPIPPFLMPYFDAVATVRGEESLVFGDGTAHLILPNSKDGWFAAAVRRCQRSDARFPRVTPHDLRHTTASLAISSGANVKAVQRMLGHASAAMTLDTYADLFEDDLDAVSLSLEAARQKASAGEGWRKNVPLLSHEVPRPHDEGPAIP encoded by the coding sequence GTGGCCGAACTGGCGGCGGAGCGCAGCGCGTCTACAGTCTTGCGCGCGCACGGCGTGCTGTCAGGTATCCTCGACGTCGCCGTCCGGGACCGGCGCATACCCGCCAATCCGGCGCTGGGGGTTCCCATGCCCCGCAAACGCATGAAGCGACGCGTCTATCTGTCACACGCGCAGGTCTCGGCCCTCGCCCAAGAGTCTCGGTTCCCCGAGCTCGTCTACTTCTTGGCCTATACCGGCCTGCGCTGGGGAGAGGCGACCGCACTTCGCATCCGGCATATCGACCTGAATCGACAGCGCGTGTTCGTCGAGGAGAATGCGGTTCGTGTGTCTGGCAAGACTGTTGTAGGCACTCCGAAGACGCACGTAACAAGGACCGTGCCCATCCCGCCATTCCTGATGCCCTACTTCGATGCGGTTGCCACCGTCCGCGGAGAGGAGTCGCTCGTATTCGGCGACGGGACAGCGCATCTCATACTTCCCAACTCGAAGGATGGCTGGTTCGCCGCCGCGGTGCGCCGATGCCAACGGAGCGACGCCCGGTTCCCTCGAGTGACGCCACACGATCTTCGGCACACCACGGCCAGTCTTGCGATCAGCTCCGGCGCGAACGTGAAGGCCGTGCAGCGAATGCTCGGGCACGCTTCAGCGGCCATGACACTCGACACGTACGCCGACCTGTTCGAAGACGATCTCGACGCGGTCTCGTTGTCTCTGGAGGCGGCACGGCAGAAAGCCTCTGCAGGAGAGGGCTGGCGCAAGAATGTCCCACTTCTGTCCCACGAGGTACCTCGGCCACATGACGAAGGCCCCGCCATCCCTTGA
- a CDS encoding LLM class F420-dependent oxidoreductase: MDYGLHIADFTWKSGPAQLGPALAKHVRGAEDAGIQRITVMDHFWQLRMIGPESNEMLEAYAALGFIAAHTQKALLHTLVTGVIYREPALLAKAVTTLDVLSGGRMGLGIGAAWNEWESRGLGFDFPPIAERFEQLEETIRICLQMWSDSEEPFEGAHYHLERTLNSPQSISRPHPYLMIGGGGERKTLRLVAKYADACNISAAADVVAKLDVLRRHCDELGRDEAEIEKTAMAHVTQESTVDDVVRETERLRDAGFTAIYWFAVGMPEPSAVVDLLGGALARVS, encoded by the coding sequence ATGGACTATGGCCTGCACATCGCCGATTTCACCTGGAAGAGCGGACCGGCACAGCTCGGCCCGGCACTCGCGAAGCACGTCCGAGGTGCGGAGGATGCCGGCATCCAGCGCATCACCGTGATGGATCACTTCTGGCAGCTGCGGATGATCGGACCCGAGAGCAACGAGATGCTCGAGGCGTACGCCGCGCTCGGCTTCATCGCCGCGCACACGCAGAAGGCTCTGCTGCACACGCTCGTCACGGGCGTCATCTACCGCGAGCCCGCGCTGCTCGCCAAGGCGGTGACGACGCTCGACGTGCTCTCGGGCGGACGGATGGGCCTCGGCATCGGCGCTGCATGGAACGAGTGGGAGTCGCGCGGGCTGGGCTTCGACTTCCCGCCGATCGCGGAGCGCTTCGAGCAGCTGGAGGAGACGATCCGCATCTGCCTGCAGATGTGGTCGGACTCCGAGGAGCCGTTCGAAGGGGCGCACTATCACCTCGAGCGCACGCTGAACTCGCCGCAGAGCATCTCGCGTCCGCATCCGTATCTCATGATCGGCGGGGGAGGAGAGCGCAAGACCCTCCGGCTGGTGGCGAAGTACGCGGATGCGTGCAACATCTCGGCTGCGGCGGACGTCGTTGCCAAGCTGGATGTGCTGCGCCGGCACTGCGACGAGCTCGGGCGCGACGAGGCCGAGATCGAGAAGACCGCGATGGCGCACGTCACGCAGGAATCGACCGTCGACGACGTCGTGCGTGAGACGGAGAGACTGAGGGATGCCGGTTTCACCGCGATCTACTGGTTCGCGGTCGGGATGCCGGAGCCCTCTGCGGTGGTGGACCTCCTCGGCGGTGCGCTCGCCCGGGTCTCCTGA
- a CDS encoding class II glutamine amidotransferase, producing MCRWLAYTGEPLHPSSLIVDTQHSIVAMALNSPLGAETVNGDGFGLGWYPVRKGDGPDAGRPHVFRSIEPAWNDANLREISQAVTSPLFLTHVRAAAAPPIQQTNCHPFRHENWLFMHNGAISHFGTIKRDLTFEVDPALYTGIQGTTDTEVLFHLALTYGLMDDPITAVGAAIRRVEEVGHAAGIQFPMQGTIAVSDGETLWTFRYSSQGRSRTLFHSADIPTLRTMYPDVERLSQFGDHAQVVVSEPLNDLPGVFLEVPESTVAVLDPTGYHHQPFLDA from the coding sequence ATGTGCCGTTGGTTGGCCTACACGGGGGAGCCGCTGCATCCCTCCTCCCTCATCGTCGACACGCAGCACTCGATCGTCGCCATGGCGCTCAATTCGCCGCTCGGCGCCGAGACCGTGAACGGCGATGGCTTCGGTCTCGGCTGGTATCCGGTCCGCAAGGGCGACGGACCGGATGCGGGTCGCCCCCACGTCTTCCGGAGCATCGAGCCGGCGTGGAACGACGCCAACCTCCGCGAGATCAGCCAGGCCGTGACGAGCCCCCTGTTCCTCACGCACGTGCGTGCGGCGGCTGCGCCGCCCATCCAGCAGACGAACTGCCACCCGTTCCGGCACGAGAACTGGCTCTTCATGCACAACGGCGCGATCTCGCACTTCGGCACGATCAAGCGCGACCTGACGTTCGAGGTCGACCCGGCCCTGTACACCGGGATCCAGGGCACCACCGACACCGAGGTGCTCTTCCACCTCGCCCTCACATACGGGCTCATGGACGACCCCATCACGGCCGTCGGCGCCGCGATCAGGCGGGTCGAAGAGGTCGGCCATGCGGCCGGCATCCAGTTCCCGATGCAGGGCACGATCGCCGTCTCGGACGGCGAGACGCTGTGGACGTTCCGCTATTCGTCGCAGGGGCGCTCGCGGACGCTCTTCCACTCCGCTGACATCCCGACGCTGCGGACGATGTATCCGGATGTGGAGAGGCTGTCGCAGTTCGGCGATCACGCGCAGGTCGTGGTGTCGGAGCCGCTCAACGACCTGCCGGGCGTCTTCCTCGAGGTACCCGAGTCCACCGTCGCGGTGCTCGATCCCACCGGGTATCACCACCAGCCGTTCCTCGACGCGTGA